TGAGCAAGAAGGGCAGTCTCCTCGTGGCCCGCACGCAGCCCTCCCCCTGGCAGATGATGCTTCAGGACTTCCAGGTATGGCGCAGGGGTGGCCCAGCTTCAGGTGGGGGAGCCCAGGCTGGTGTTTGAGAAACGAAGAGAGGCTTGGGCTTGGGAGTCCTGTCCCTGCGCTGCCCTTGTCCCAGTCCTTGCTGGGCCTCCCAACGGTCCTTTCTGACCCGTGTCTGTGTGTCTGCCAGATCCAGGCTTTCAACGTGATGGGGGAGCAGTTCTCCTATGCCAGTGACTGTGCCAGCTTCTTCTCCCCTGGCATCTGGATGGGGCTGCTGACCTCCCTGTTCATGCTCTTCATCTTCACCTACGGCCTGCACATGATCCTCAGTCTCAAGACCATGGATCGCTTTGATGATCACAAGGGCCCCACCATTTCTTTGACCCAGATCGTCTGACCCTGTGCCAGTCGGGGGTTGAGGGTGGGACAGTGTCCGTGTTGTTGCTTTCCCACCCTGCAGCACACTGGACTGGAGCTTCCCTCTTCCTACCGCAGCATGAACCCCAAGCTCCCCTCAGCCCATCTTGCTCCCTCTTCAGCCTGCTGAGGAGCTTTCCTGGGCTGCCCCCATCTCTCCCAACAAGGTGTACATATTCTGCGTAGATGCTAGACCAACCAGCTTCCCAGGCTTAGTCGCTGTGAGGCGTAAGGGACATGAATTCTAGGGTCCCCTTTCTCCTTATTTATTCTTGTGTCTACATCATCCCTGGCTGTGGATAGTGTTTTTGTGTAGCAAATGCTCCCTCCTTAAGGTTATAGGGCTCCCTGAGTTTGGGGTGTGGAAGTTCTACTTAACTGTCCTGCTTGGCTGTCGTTATCGTTTTCTGGTGATGTTGTGCTAACAATAAGCAGTACACTGGGGTTTATTTCTGTGGCCTGAGAAGGAAGGCACCTCCACAGGTGGGCTGGGTGCAATCGTCGGCTGTCTGGCATGTTCCCACCGGAAGTGCCTGGCAGGAGCAGGGGGTGCTCGGTTGTTTCCTTCCTAATAAAGTAAACGAGGATCGCCATGCGTTGGGCCTCTTGTCGCTCATTTCTGCGCTGAGCTTTTGGCGCGTGCTCGCCAGAGGTATGCGGGAGGATGGAGCCTGGAGAGGGGGAGGCTAGGAGGCATCCCCGGAGACCGGGAGGGGCTTTAGTAAGCTGGGCCCTAACCGCTTAGGGCAGGGAGGGGTGGTCGGGCCGAGTCCCGGTGCGCTTCGGCGTCTCAGGAGGCTGTAGTGACAATGGCAGCCTTCGCGTCGTGAGGGAGCCGCCCCCGGCTGCCGCAGCGGCGCGCGTCCGGTCGCGGGGCCGCGCCGAGACTCcgggggggcggggcgggcgcgCGCGGGGCGGGcgcgcgcggggcggggcggggcgggtgGGGCGGGGCGCGCGCGGCTCCCGCGCATGGATCCTTCCCGGGCCGCAGCACCGGCCGCCGGCCCgccccgcccgccccgccccgaGCCTCTCTGGACTCTCGGCGAGCAACGTCGCCCGCGGAGCCGCGCTGGTGCTGTGGCCCGGGCCCTGGCAGCCCTCCCGGGAGGCGAGCCGGGAAGGCGGTGTCCCCTGCCGGGTGCGGCGGGGCGCGGGAAGAGGCGGGACTCTTTGACGCGGCGGAGGGGTCGGGCGGCGGCCGACGCTCCGCCATCTTTGGTCCAGTGCGGTGGCGGCAGCGGCGGTGGCTACTGCTGcggtgaaggaggaggaggagccgaGCGGGCGCTGCCACTGAGGCCTGACCATGGACGAGGAATACGATGTAATCGTGCTGGGGACCGGCCTCACCGTAAGTGCGGCCCCGGGCGCCCTTGGCCCTGCGTCGTGCCCTCGCCATTCCCCGCGATGATGCGGCCGCCGGCCCATCCTCCGGTCACTGCCATCTTCTGCGCTCGGCTCCCCGAAAAGCCGGCGCCGTGCCCACCCCGCTGCTCCCCCCGCGATGTCGCCTCTGTTCGTTGCCATGACCCCATCTCCCCGAAGGGGCCCCCTTCCTGGCCGCCCCCTGGCCTACCCGGGTCCGACCCCCGGCGCTCTCCCATCTTCCCTACCCCTGCCCTCTGGACCGGAAAACGCACCCCCACTCGGCCCGTTGCCCCCGACCCCGCCCACCCGTcgcccccaccccgcccacccGTCGCCCCCACCCATCAAGGCATCCAACCCGTCGCCCGCACCCATCGCCCGCCTAGCGTTGCCTCCCAGCGTCCCTTCCCATCTTGCGCTAATCCCTGTGAGGATGAAGTATAAGGACCTGGGGTCAGGGGGCCTCGCCAGGGTGGGCTCTCAGCCCACCCCCTCGTCGTCTTCTGGGGCCAGGGGATCCAGGGAATGTTCCAGAAGGAGCAGCAGTGGGGGCAGTAAGCACATTCCTGCAACCCCACCTCGGTTGCCCATGGAGACCTCAGGCTGAGTAGCATCTGCAGCCTTTGTCCTTGGGCTAGTGACAGTGACTGGTGAGGGTGTTTATCTTCCCCCTTTCCCCGAAAATCCCGTTGGCCCACTCCCCTGAGAGACTCTTCTCCCTCGGTCCAGACCCAGATGCCCCTCCTCAGCGGCAGGGGCTCCTGCTCTTTGAAGAAAGAGCAGTCCAGGGTGGGGCCTACAATTTCAAGGACTGTGCTAAGCCTTTCTTTGCTTCCCTTTGGAGTGTCCTTCGCAGTCCAGCTGGGTCCCCTCTGTGCCACATTGTGTTTTATCCGCCTTTTTGTGCGGCTCTGCGTAGGTAGATGCCTCTCGGCGTGTTGGTACTGGAAGGCCATCCTGTGTCTGCTGGATGCCCTGCCTACCTCAAAGCCTCCGTTATTTCACTGTCTGCCTTGTGAGGGGGACGGGTCTCCTTTACCCCGCAAGGTTGCAATGGAGAGTGTGGTCGGATGAAGCCATCACCCCAATTTTAGGCGAGGCAACTAGCcggtgggggtggtgggtggaAGGAGCTGTCCACTGAGGCAGGTTTGGGTGGGGAACAAATCAGGGCTGCTGGTAGGAGCAGAGgaaggtgggagtgcagtggatTGTGTGGCCCTCCCCCAGGAATGCATCTTGTCGGGCATCATGTCTGTGAACGGGAAGAAGGTGCTGCACATGGACCGGAACCCCTACTACGGGGGCGAGAGCTCCTCCATCACACCCCTGGAGGAGGTGAGGCTGCCTGGGCCCAGGCCCATCCCTGTTAACCTCCCACACAGCGGCACAGGGTGGAAGTAGCTCTCCAGGTGcctggagcaggaggaggtggTCCCTGaggtgtctctctctcccttctgctTACAGCTGTATAAGCGTTTTCAGTTGCTGGAGGGGCCCCCTGAGTCCATGGGCCGAGGCCGAGACTGGAACGTTGACCTGATTCCCAAATTCCTCATGGCTAACGGTGAGGGACAGGAAGGAGGTATTGCAGGTCGGGGGTGATAGGGAAGACCTAAGGACAGTCAGGCTCCAAAGGAGGCGCAGCCAGACCAGCTAGAACCTCTGGAGAGAGCCGTGCTGATGTTGCCCTTGTGCACCCCCACAGGGCAGCTGGTAAAGATGCTACTGTATACAGAAGTGACTCGCTACCTGGATTTCAAGGTGGTGGAGGGCAGCTTTGTCTACAAGGGGGGCAAGATCTACAAAGTGCCGTCCACTGAGACTGAGGCCTTGGCTTCCAGTGAGTGTGGGCCCCCTGAGCCAGAGAAATCATGGGGTGGCAGGGAAGCCAACTGTCTTTGGGATGGGTGGCTGTCCAGAGTAAGGCACCcctttgtccaaagtcacattcCCCCATGAAGGACCAGAGGCCCTTCACTCTGTATTCCCTCTGCCCCATGTCATGCCGCATGGCTGGCTGCCAAGAGGGAGGTCCCCACGCAGCAGGGATGTGACGTGGAGGGGAACGGGACTCCTTTTGAAAGACTTGAgcgtggccaggcgcggtggctcatgcctgttaatcccagcactttgggaggcctaggcgggtggatcacgaggttaggagttcaagaccagcctggccaacatggtgaaaccccgtctcgtctcaaaatacaaaaaattagctgagtgtggtggcacacacctgtaatcccagctactcgggaggctgaggcaagagaatggtttgaacccgggaggtggaggttgtggtgagccgagatcacaccactgcactccagcctgggcgatagagcaagactccatctcaaaaaacaacaacaacaaagaaaacttgaGCCTTTGGCAGGGGCTCCACTGGATCCTCAAGACATCCCCAAGTGTCCAAGCCAGGAAAGCCCTTAGAGTCCATCCAGGCCAATCCCCTCTTCATCctggtggggaaactgaggctaaaaaGGGTGGAGAGGTTAACCTAAGGTCACAGGACAgctgggctgggagtgggggtgcCTGCCCTGCTGAGATGGAGAGTTTTGTGCTGCGTTGGTGCAGAACCTCCTCCCGCCACCTTCCTTAGATCTGATGGGTATGTTTGAGAAACGGCGCTTCCGCAAGTTCCTGGTGTTTGTGGCAAACTTCGATGAGAATGACCCCAAGACCTTTGAGGGTGTTGACCCCCAGACTACCAGCATGCGTGATGTCTACCGGAAGTTTGATCTGGGCCAGGATGTCATCGATTTCACTGGCCACGCCCTGGCACTCTACCGCACTGATGAGTGAGGGGAAGCTGGTGTGGCGGCAGCCCCCTCGCCCGGCCCACCTCCTGCCCTCTCCACACCTGCCTGTTGTCCCCCTGCCCTGCATGTTCCTTGTACTCAGCCATAGGCTCACCTATCACCCTTTCCATTTCCCCCTTGCATTTGATCCTCATCTTCCCCAGGCCATTCAGGGTGGTGGGAAGACTGGCCTGGTACCTGGTACCTGGGTGGGGGTAAGTCAGGGGTGCTGCTACTGGAGCATCTTCCCTAACTCCTGTCCCCCAGCTACCTGGACCAGCCCTGTCTTGAGACCATCAACCGCATCAAGTTGTACAGTGAGTCCCTGGCCCGGTATGGCAAGAGCCCATATTTATACCCGCTCTACGGCCTGGGCGAGCTGCCCCAGGGTTTTGCAAGGTGAGGACGTGGGTTTTTTCAGTTGGCATGGCTGAGTAGGACTAGGGCCAGGAGTGGAGATGGCCCCCTTGAGCATTTCCCTGGTAGcatttcctcctttccaattcGTGATCTTCATTTACTTCACTCCATCCTTGGGTGATGAGGGCACAACCCCAGTGCACTGAAGTACAGAAGTCTCCACACTTGAAGAACCAAGTTTCCACAAATGTGACTTGCTCAGTTCCCGGCAGCACCAggactgggcccagggccccagaACCTTGAGTCAGGGCTTCGCTGGGAGGTGACCTATCTTGAGAGGGTCCATCCTGGTCCTTCAGGCTGTCTTGGTGCAGAGCACTGCTCCCTCATGCCCCCTTCTGCTGGTCCTTGGCAGTGTATTCTGGGCAGAAGAAGCTCCAGAGAGGAAAGAGCCCGCTGAGATGGGGCCAGAGTTCACGGCAGTGACACAGCTGGGATGAATCCCGGCGtctcctgcctgctgcctgcctgGGGCAGCCTTTTTTGCACCTTGGTGGAGGGAGGGTGACAGTGGAATTGGTCCCCGTTTCTCCTGGGAGGGGCCTTCACCAGGGCTGTTCTCACCACAGATTGAGTGCCATCTATGGGGGGACGTATATGCTGAACAAACCTGTGGATGACATCATCATGGAGAATGGCAAGGTGGTGGGCGTGAAATCTGAGGGAGAGGTGAGCCTGTCTGGTGCAGTGCAGTCACCATGGTTGAGGCAGGGCTTGGTCACCTTCTTTTCACTGTGCTGCCGGGTCTCCTGCTGCACAGCCCCGAGGGTCTTGGAGCTGGGAACTGGGCGTTCAGAAGTCTTCAGAGCCATGAATGTGGGTGAGGGGCTATTTCAGAGGCCACACGCCATGTCTGTAGTGCAGAAAGTGTACTTGATCACGGGGCATCTGGGAGGCGGGGGCGGGCACCCAGCCTATGGGTCAGGGCCCACCTCTGTGAGCTGCAGGGCAGGGCCATGCATTCAGGAGGGGCAGTAGTGATGGCTCCGAGGAGTGCCTTGTCTGCCAGAGCTGCCTACCTTTGCTGTGAACACAGCCCCAAGACTACCTAAGGGAGTGATCTGACGGGCGAGGATTTCTGGTGCCTTCTCAGGTGGCCCGCTGCAAGCAGCTGATCTGTGACCCCAGCTACATCCCGGACCGTGTGCGGAAGGCTGGCCAGGTTATCCGCATTATCTGTATCCTTAGCCACCCCATCAAGAACACCAACGATGCCAACTCCTGCCAAATAATCATCCCCCAGAACCAGGTCAACAGGAAGTCAGGTAGGCCGGGTGCTGGTACAACTTCCTCTAGGGTGTTCTCTTTGGGGTTACCCTTTCTCTCCCCATCAGTGTCGGAGCTCCCTGCCTTACCTCTCTGGAAAAAATTTGACCCACGTTGTAGTCACCACAACTTGGACCCCTAGGGTTTGGGTGGCCTGGACTCTTCCCCTCTGGGAGGGTGGCGGCTTGGATGCTACCTGCTTtgcggggctggggagggggcaggtgggCCAGACTTGTGTCCAGCCACTGGAACCCATCTCTGCGTATGGCCAGCGCCTCTGGCCCGAGTTGACGGACCTCTTCCTGTGGCCAGACATCTACGTGTGCATGATCTCCTATGCACACAACGTGGCGGCCCAGGGCAAATACATCGCCATCGCCAGCACTACTGTGGAGACCACGGACCCTGAAAAGGAGGTGGAGCCGGCTCTGGAGCTGTTGGAGCCCATTGACCAGAAGTGAGGGGCTGGGCTGAGCccgagagggagagggagggagcccAGGAGCTGGGCTTAGGGACCAGGAAGGGCATGGCCCGTTGTGAggcctgtcccctcccctctgtCTGCCCCTCAGGTTTGTGGCTATCAGTGACTTGTATGAGCCCATTGATGATGGTTGTGAGAGCCAGGTAAGCAGTTTGTCCCAGCCCTGGCTCCTGGCCGCCCCCCCAGGGCACCTGCCTGACTCACCCTGGGCGCTGGGCTTTGGCTGTTTCCAGGTATTCTGTTCCTGCTCCTACGATGCCACCACACACTTTGAGACAACCTGCAACGACATCAAAGACATCTACAAACGCATGGCTGGCATGGCCTTTGACTTTGAGAACATGAAGCGTAAACAGAACGACGTCTTTGGAGAAGCTGAGCAGTGATTGTGGCCgcccccagcccctgctgccCCAGCCTGTGTCTGTTCTCCTAGAGGGCTCCAGCATCCTCTGCTTCCCCCACCACGTTCCCATCACCCACCTCATTGATCCACTGACCAAATCCTTAACCTTAGCGATGGTTTGGGAGATGGGGGGTTGGATAGCATCCTCTTTCTTGGCCCTTCCTTATCCTAGGAAAAGAGGGTTCCTCTCCTTGTGTGTGTCTCTTCCCCCCACCCCTAATTCTTCTGCTCTGTTCGGGAAGACGGGGAGGAAAAGGTGACTTCTGCCCCCACCGCTCTTACCCCCACTGTAGTGGCCTTTGGAGAtgcccccacctccccccaccaacTCTTGGCGTGTTGGAGAGAAGGGGCCCTCCCAGCACAAAGTTGCATTCCTCCCCCCtaatttattctaatttattaaCTTCGACCCACCCTTTCTGAGCCTGCAGCCTTCCCGTGTGGCCTGGGGGCTGTAGAGTGAGCTGCCCCAGCCCTTGCCCAGCCTGGGGCAGTGGGGAAGGCTTGGGCGTGGCCCCATTGGAGGTTGatttgctgttttgtttcttgtctttGTGTTTGTGTTCTGTGGTACTTGCTGAGAGAAAAATGTGAGCAAAGCAGAAGGAGGTGGGAAAATGGACCCAAACCCCAGTGTGCCCTGCCCGTACCTTTCCTTTAGTGGTGGGAAACCCTTATCTTGCAAAGTGAATGtgtccccttccccaccctctagtgtatttcacagaaaacaaaacctcCCAATAAAACGGTTGAAACCTGAACCTCTGGATCTTTACGGTTATCTCCCAAAAGCTGGGTACCTGGCAGGGCTTTGGCTGCCTGGGTTGGGGCTCTGGCTTAGCTTCACTCTGGACTGTAAAAGGTGGCAGTCGTCAGGGAATTCCTCACCCAGAGCACGCTGGGGCCAAACTGACTTAAAGCTTAAGGCTACCAGTGAGTTAATGCTGGCACCAGGACTGCAGCCCTCAGTGCTCAATGCAGGGGGAGTGCGGTGGGGGGCGGGTGTCAACGTGGAGAAAGCAGAGGGAGCGGGGGTCTTGGCCTCTGGCTTGAGAGGGCAGAGGGGACCCGGGGCCAGCCTTGGATGGGGTGAAGCAGGGGGACAGGGGTGCCAGTTTTCGGCTTAATGCGGGGGACCAGGGCCTGGCCTCAGGCAGGGAGGCAGCACGGGGACCAGCCTTGGGGTCAACAGGAGGAATTAGAGGGACCAGGGGCCCAGCCTTGGCTCGGGTTAACGTCGAGGCAGCGCGAGGGGCTGGGGGATTCAGCCTCCGGGGTCCACAGGAGCCGGCGGTGGGGGCTGGGATGGGAGTCCATGCAGGGTAAGGGGCGGTCTCCggcggggtggggcggggtggggcggggcgggcggcGGTTACGCTCCGGGCCAGCTGGCGCGCGGAGGGGCGGGGTATCCGTGCGTCTCCTGGTGGCTGACGTCACGGCGCGGGCGTCAGCTGACTGTtctgctgccgccgccgctgctgctgcaGCTGAGACCCGGCTGGGCTGCTGTCGctgtcgccgccgccgccgctacCATGGCTCAATACAAGGGCGCCGCGAGCGAGGCCGGCCGCGCCATGCACCTGATGAAGAAGCGGGAGAAGCAGCGCGAGCAGATGGAGCAGATGAAGCAGCGCATCGCGGAGGTGCGAGCTGGGAGCCTCGGAGCATGCGCGCTGCCCAGGTCCCCTAGCTGCCTCGCGCCACGCTCCGGCCCTGGAAGCCCTGGGGCGGTGGCTTCGGAGCGCGGGCGGCGCGCCGGGGCGGGCCCCTGGCTCGCTGACTTCCAGCAGAGCACAGAAGCAAGCCGGCGagtctcatcagtaaaatgggccCTGAGCCGGGCGTTCTCCGAGGCTGAGGCCACTGACTGGTGACCGACCTCCGGCAGGAGGGAGCCGAGCCAGTGTTTCTGTTGGGAGGCACGGCGGGGACAGGCCTCTCGTCGCCTCGCCTGGGCACCTAGCGCCCTGGCTCTGGCCCCTCGGCCCTCAGAGCCAGGCCTCTGCCCTGGTCCTATGGACACCGGGCAGGGCGGTTCCTCTCCCCCTGGAGAGGCGCGGGGAGGCCTGAGTCAGACCTGGCCAGGCCACTGGCCAGGAGGCTCCTTCCAGAACCCCTTGCATCTGTGAGGCAGGCATGAACCTCCCGGGCGCCAGCGGTTCATCCCCTGCTTCCCGTGAGTGGCCCGTGATGGTGGTGGTCAGGGAAAGAGCGTGGAAGAGCTTGATCCTTTTAGGGAGACTCACTCATCAGGACTCAGGGCTCCAGGAAAGAGCAGGCTCCTGCTTGGGGAACTGGGGAAACCTGGCCAGAGGAACCTTGAAATACCAAGTCCTTATTCCCTGGCCACAGTGTGTGAGCCGGGGTGCCCAGCAAGCAGAAGGTGTATTTGTCTGCCAGCCACCTTGGGAGGCCGCTGGTCAGCGAGGGCTTGACATGGTACCAAGTGGGATGGGGCTGGGGCCAAAGAGAGGCCTCCTGGGAAGCTGTTGATGACATTTGGGGGCCTAGAGGGAGGAAAATCACTCAGGGAGGGACCAGGCCCCTCAGCCACTCAGTTCTTGTTTGCCTTCTCCTGATACCCCTTGGCTTGGGCCTTGGAAGCTTCAGGGGCAGATTTGGACTGTAACCCAGGTCCCTGATGACCAACCTGCCTTTTCCACAGTGAGGGGTGACACTCATGGTGGCTGTCCCTCCCCGCAGGAAAACATCATGAAATCCAACATTGACAAGAAGTTCTCTGCGCACTACGACGCGGTAGAGGCAGAGCTCAAGTCCAGCACCGTGGGTGAGCAGGGTGCGGGTGCCCCTCACCCGGACCCTGGGCCACTCTTCCGCTGGCCCTGTGACTACCTTGCCCCTTGTGCCTCCTTGCTTCAAAGGTCTTGTGACCCTGAATGACATGAAGGCCAAGCAGGAGGCTCTGGTGAAGGAGCGGGAGAAGCAGCTGGCCAAGAAGGAGCAGTCCAAGGAGCTGCAGATGTGGGTCCTCTCGCCGCAGCCCTCAACATGGAGCTAGTGCTCACGGGGTCCCGGGGCCGGTCAGGCTCTTTTTGCACCCTggggggagaccctgtctcctgcCTTGGGACAGGGGTAGCATCTAGCTtgcgatttgcatttctctctcctgtctccttgGGTCCACGCTCACGTCTTCTCACCATGGCGGCTTGGCTTCTTTCTGACTCTCTAAATGCAGTGGGTCCTTTCCCTGCATCTGGTGCCTGAGCAGCCTGCATTCTCCCCATTCCTCTCTGTCCTGCAGCCCCTATGGCCCTCTGTGCTTACTGTTTGTAACAGAGCCCTCACCCATGAGCTTGAAGTGATCCAGGACAGCAGGACCCCTCTGGGGCACTGGGGACCCAGCCTAGGCTGGGCAGGACCCACATAGGGCACACAGGTCGTTCTGGGTCAAGGAAGGGGCTGGGTCAGGGTTGGGGAAGGACATGGTGTGTGATGGGGCCACCTGCACCTCGCTAGGAAGCTGGAGAAGCTTCGAGAGAAGGAGCGTAAGAAGGAAGCCAAGCGGAAGATCTCCAGCCTGTCCTTCAccctggaggaggaagaagagggaggcgaggaagaagaggaggtggCTATGTATGAGGAGGAGATGGAAAGGGAAGGTGAGGGCTGGCTTGAGTCAGAGCCCCACCCGTGGCCCCTGGGGAGGGGTCCCCAGTGTGAGAGGCTGTCAGCAAAGCTGATGCCCTATCAAGATGGCTCCAAAAGCTGCCCTCCGGAGGCACCATGCACAGTAGACCAGGGAGGGGAGAAGCTGGTCTAGACCAGGCTGGCTGGGCAcattttctgtgatgatggaaatgttagTCTGTGCCtcccaatatggtagccacttgCTGCAGGTGATTTGTATGACTGGGGCACTAAATGGTTAATTCTATTTGATTTGTGTCAGCGTAAATGTATATAGTCACAGAAATTCCGTGGCTGCTAGTCAGACACTGCAGGTCTCAGCTGTGAGAACAAGGGGCTGTCAGGGAAAGCTCAGGATGGCTGGAGAGTGAGGGTAAAGCCAGCCTAGCTGCCATGTGTGCCACATACCTGTGCTGTGCCTGGCCGGGGCACATAGGGTGCTGTCCCTCTCCTGGTGGAAGTCACGGGTCACCATGCACTGAAGACACTACTCAGGGTTACTGCTCTGCTCAGAGCCCACGGGGCTAACCCAGGGgtcagggaaggaggggagggttGAGTTAGGCCCTAAGGATGAGGGGAATTGCATTAGCCAGAGAGACAGGAGGGGTGATGAGAAAGTATATGCCAGAAGTCCAGCGGGAAAGAGTGGGCACGTTTGAAGATTGGGAGCAAGTTGTGCCACGAGCCCCTggagggtgtggtggcagttCCCCAGGGAATGGCGGAGGGAGAGAAGTGAGGCGGGATGGCGCTGTGTGGCTGTGGTAACAGTCTGGGTGCCATGGCTTTGAGGGAAGTGCGGGATTGTGGGGAAGAAGAACCTGCCAGCCACATGCCATTTGGGTTCTATGTTCCAGCAGCcacagtaaaacagaaaaagaagcaagCAGGATTTTAGTATTACGTTGTATTTCACCCAGTGTATCCAAAATATCACCATTGTGGCACATGCACTAGCTGTAGTGCTCGGGTGCTGTGTGCAGCGGGAGCTACtggtttgtgtttgtgtttttgttttgattgttgttgttttgttttgttttgttttttttgagacggagtctcactctgtcgcccaggctggagtgcagtggccggatctcagctcactgcaagctccgcctcgcgggttcacgccgttctcctgcctcagcctcccgagtagctgggactacaggagcccgccacctcgcccggctagttttttgtattttttagtagagacggggtttcaccgtgttagccaggatagtctcgatctcctgatctcgtgatccacccgtctcggcctcccaaagtgctgggattacaggcttgagccactgtgcccggcctgttgtttttgagacagtgtctccctgtggcccaggctggagtgcagaggcgtgatcacagcttacttcagccttgacctcctggactcaaggggccctcccacctcagccacttgagtagctgggactacaggcgctttgtatttttgtattttttgtagagatggaacctcgccatgttgcccaagctggtctcgaacttgggAGCTACTGGCGTGGACAGTGCAGGCCTGGGGGAAAGGTCACCCTCACTGTGTATCACTGGGGCTTTTACAAAACACTGCTTGGTGGGCTCTTCCCTCCCCCAACAGGCTCTGTTTAGGGGGCCCAGCCATAAGACCGTGACATCCATTTTTGTAAAGCTCTCCACATGATTCTAATCTGCAACCAGGCTCCAGAATCTCTGCCCTTGAGCATCAGGCTAAATAGTTTAgacttgtctttgtttttttttgttttgttttttgtttttgagatgaggtctcactctgttgcccaggctagagtgcagtggtttgatcacagctcactgcagccccaacctcccaggctcaagcgatcctcccacctcaacgtcctgagtagttgggactgcagctgcgccaccacaccgggctgaTTATTTTGagctttagtagagacgaggtcttgctatgttgcccatgctggtctccacctcctgggctcaagcgatccttctgcctcatcctcccttaAGTGTTGGGTTGACaagcgtgagcctctgtgcccgccCTAGGCTTGTCTTCTAGATCAGCTGTTCTCAAAGTATGCTTGGGGGACCCAAGGCGTCGGCCGTAGCAAAATCATTTTCATAATA
This portion of the Macaca thibetana thibetana isolate TM-01 chromosome X, ASM2454274v1, whole genome shotgun sequence genome encodes:
- the GDI1 gene encoding rab GDP dissociation inhibitor alpha; translation: MDEEYDVIVLGTGLTECILSGIMSVNGKKVLHMDRNPYYGGESSSITPLEELYKRFQLLEGPPESMGRGRDWNVDLIPKFLMANGQLVKMLLYTEVTRYLDFKVVEGSFVYKGGKIYKVPSTETEALASNLMGMFEKRRFRKFLVFVANFDENDPKTFEGVDPQTTSMRDVYRKFDLGQDVIDFTGHALALYRTDDYLDQPCLETINRIKLYSESLARYGKSPYLYPLYGLGELPQGFARLSAIYGGTYMLNKPVDDIIMENGKVVGVKSEGEVARCKQLICDPSYIPDRVRKAGQVIRIICILSHPIKNTNDANSCQIIIPQNQVNRKSDIYVCMISYAHNVAAQGKYIAIASTTVETTDPEKEVEPALELLEPIDQKFVAISDLYEPIDDGCESQVFCSCSYDATTHFETTCNDIKDIYKRMAGMAFDFENMKRKQNDVFGEAEQ